One Cyprinus carpio isolate SPL01 chromosome B25, ASM1834038v1, whole genome shotgun sequence genomic region harbors:
- the LOC109087358 gene encoding transmembrane protein 178B-like → MATGKWLLYTGLCLSLVALCFLSVAISSDHWYETDARRYKERCRAFSNRRSDPGFIYIPNHSLPLRASRASLDRWEDRLLLHRNRRQLFAMSAADECSRRYNSTNTGLWSKCYRVGFDPDIEELIQKGTIERCSFIKYYYSSPAVTRKDLSYNITKTIQQDDWHALHLRRMTAGFMGMALSIILFGWTIGILGCCWEQGLMHYVAGLLFLMGATFCIISLCTCVAGINFELSRYPRYLFSLPDDISHGYGWSMFTAWGGLGLPHSWVLLHPGTIDSASPTIPYLLC, encoded by the exons ATGGCGACGGGGAAGTGGCTTCTGTACACgggtctctgtctgtctctcgtcgCCTTGTGTTTCCTGTCAGTCGCGATCTCATCGGATCACTGGTACGAAACGGACGCGAGAAGATACAAGGAACGTTGCCGAGCTTTCTCGAACCGCAGGAGCGATCCGGGTTTCATTTACATCCCCAACCACAGCCTTCCACTGCGAGCCAGCCGAGCGAGCCTGGACCGATGGGAAGACCGACTGCTGCTGCATAGAAACCGGCGTCAGCTGTTCGCGATGAGCGCGGCGGATGAGTGCAGCAGACGCTACAATTCAACCAACACGGGGCTGTGGAGCAAATGCTATCGGGTGGGATTTGACCCAGACATCGAAGAGCTCATACAAAAAG GAACTATTGAGCGTTGCTCCTTTATAAAGTACTATTACTCCTCCCCTGCAGTGACGCGAAAGGATCTTTCCTACAATATCACTAAGACTATCCAGCAAGATGATTGGCATGCCCTGC ATTTGCGTCGGATGACGGCTGGCTTCATGGGCATGGCACTATCCATCATTCTGTTTGGCTGGACCATTGGCATTTTGGGCTGTTGCTGGGAGCAAGGCCTCATGCATTACGTCGCCGGTCTACTCTTCCTTATGGGAG CTACCTTCTGCATCATCTCTCTTTGCACCTGTGTGGCCGGCATCAACTTCGAATTGTCTCGCTACCCACGTTATCTCTTCAGCCTTCCGGATGATATAAGCCATGGCTACGGCTGGTCCATGTTCACTGCCTGGGGAGGACTAGGACTGCCTCATAGCTGGGTTCTTCTGCACCCTGGCACCATCGATTCAGCCTCCCCCACCATCCCGTACCTCCTGTGCTAA